The Centroberyx gerrardi isolate f3 chromosome 24, fCenGer3.hap1.cur.20231027, whole genome shotgun sequence genome includes a region encoding these proteins:
- the dhx57 gene encoding putative ATP-dependent RNA helicase DHX57 gives MSTMPLQKIFMTNENQEQVKELLRELQAQGFDEPYDESGSDYLGEEEEEEEEGEEEYDELDHRDEGQFWATHDEPVERADSPVCELDSEDERPTPEPVISLFAIGKLCRFGFDRERSKQALESGGGEFGATLEQLLHQVFSERYGQKAVSPDDLQAVPMDECLTQRQEEALALTAIYGERFNERIANSVWTVTLDLLFLSDMAVKNGGKAGSRNGPGTESVNIRDVCRFYLKGQGCRFGNKCKFKHQLPTEGRSGAGSLDLAGPSQPGFSSYSPPEYELEIRFPKGNRYPFQAPVVAFSTNDEAMGAAGRLSVTEKLFKEALAAAKSGEPVVYTLITCCEDEATMRELLAVSHHKYSTPPPVIVAAPPSLTIAKSRSARSNVSSQESRSSSTSSSNHTSSTRITPPNSSINNQRRIDVKETGDAEELDERDEDEEDDDEAVPVESESYVNLRKRMVKRHELKMDNLLQENGKLCQEFRRKKSSRRFGSMLQQRQKLPAWQERDNVLDLLDQCQVLVVSGMTGCGKTTQIPQFILDASLTGPAEQVANIICTQPRRISAISVAQRVAQERAEHLGNSVGYQIRLETVRSSATRLLYCTTGVLLRRLEGETDLKGVTHVIVDEVHERTEESDFLLLVLKDLMVQRPDLKIILMSATLNANLFSEYFYNCHTIHIPGRTFPVDQFFLEDAIAKTRYVIEDGSPYMRSGKQNFSSTSGRGGKGGPKDMVDNLGDDMWNFMSFCKKDFVKDSIPDQQLSLQDLTVRYKDTKKSVLKTMAAMDLDKINMDLVESLLEWIVDGGHNYPPGAVLVFMPGLAEIKMLYEQLQSNRMFNNRNRTRCVVYPLHSSLSNEEQQAVFNRPPEGVTKIIISTNIAETSVTIDDVVYVIDSGKMKEKRYDASKSMESLEDSWVSRANALQRRGRAGRVASGVCFHLFTSHCFQHQLAEQQLPEIQRVPLEQLCLRIKILDVFSERMLESVFSRLIEPPAMGSLEAAKQRLQDLGALTADEKLTPLGYHLACLPVDVRIGKLMLFGAIFRCLDPALTIAASLAFKSPFVSPWDKREEANEKKLSYALANSDHLALLQAYKGWCNAAKNGNQAGFQYCRENFLSGRGLQEIASLKRQFAELLSDIGFVKEGLRARIIERMCSKGTDGVLEATGPEANLNSDNIRLMSAMLCAALYPNVVQVRAPQGKYKQTSKGAMKMQPKADELRFMTKNDGCVHVHPSSVNYTVRHYDSPYLVYHEKVKTSRVFIRDCSMVSIYPLVLFGGGQVNVELHKGEFIISLDDGWIRFAAASHQVAELVKELRWELDELLEDKIRNPSMDLCSCPRGSRIIHMIVRLISTQ, from the exons ATGAGCACCATGCCCTTGCAGAAGATCTTCATGACTAATGAGAACCAGGAACAAGTCAAGGAGCTGCTGAGGGAGCTGCAGGCTCAGGGCTTTGATGAGCCGTATGA TGAATCTGGTTCAGATTAtttgggagaagaggaggaagaagaggaggagggggaggaggagtacgATGAGTTGGACCACCGTGATGAAGGCCAGTTTTGGGCCACTCATGACGAGCCTGTGGAGAGAGCAGACAGCCCTGTGTGTGAGCTGGACTCTGAGGATGAACGGCCCACTCCTGAACCTGTTATCTCCTTATTTGCCATAGGCAAACTCTGCAG GTTTGGGTTTGACAGGGAGCGCAGCAAGCAGGCACTGGAGTCAGGTGGAGGGGAATTTGGGGCAACATTAGAACAGCTCCTCCACCAGGTTTTCTCTGAGCGCTACGGCCAGAAAGCAGTTTCCCCTGATGACCTCCAGGCGGTGCCCATGGATGAGTGCCTGACCCAGAGGCAGGAAGAAGCCCTGGCCCTCACTGCCATTTACGGCGAGCGCTTCAATGAGCGCATTGCCAATTCCGTGTGGACGGTGACCCTGGACCTCTTGTTCCTGTCAGACATGGCTGTCAAGAATGGCGGGAAAGCCGGGAGTCGAAATGGACCCGGGACCGAATCCGTTAACATCCGTGATGTCTGCCGATTCTACCTGAAAGGGCAAGGCTGCAGGTTCGGGAATAAGTGCAAGTTCAAACACCAACTTCCCACCGAAGGGAGGTCCGGGGCTGGTTCCCTAGACCTGGCGGGCCCCAGCCAGCCCGGGTTCAGCAGCTATTCCCCTCCTGAGTACGAACTAGAGATCCGTTTCCCCAAGGGTAACCGCTACCCGTTTCAGGCCCCAGTAGTAGCCTTCAGCACCAATGATGAGGCTATGGGAGCTGCGGGGAGACTCAGTGTGACTGAGAAATTGTTCAAAGAGGCCTTAGCCGCAGCTAAGAGCGGAGAACCTGTTGTTTACACCCTGATCACCTGCTGTGAGGATGAAGCCACCATGAGggaactgctggctgtcagtcATCACAAATACAGCACCCCTCCTCCTGTGATAGTGGCAGCTCCACCCTCTCTTACCATAGCAAAGAGTAGGAGTGCGAGGAGCAACGTGTCGTCCCAGGAGAGCAggagtagtagtaccagtagtagtaatCATACCAGCAGCACAAGGATTACTCCACCTAACAGCAGCATAAACAACCAGAGACGGATTGATG TGAAAGAGACGGGAGATGCAGAGGAGCTGGATGAGAGggacgaggatgaggaagatgacGATGAAGCTGTCCCAGTCGAGAGCGAGAGTTACGTCAatctgaggaagaggatggtGAAAAGGCATGAGCTGAAGATGGACAACCTACTGCAAGAAAACGGCAAACTGTGCCAAGAGTTTCGGAGGAAAAAG TCATCCAGGCGTTTCGGCTCcatgctgcagcagagacagaagCTGCCGGCCTGGCAAGAGAGAGACAACGTCCTGGACCTGCTAGACCAGTGTCAGGTGCTGGTGGTCAGCGGAATGACTGG GTGTGGTAAGACCACCCAGATCCCTCAGTTCATTCTGGATGCGTCATTAACCGGTCCGGCGGAGCAGGTAGCCAACATCATCTGTACCCAGCCACGCCGCATCTCCGCCATCTCCGTGGCCCAGAGGGTGGCACAGGAGCGGGCAGAGCACCTGGGCAACTCTGTGGGCTACCAGATCCGCCTGGAGACTGTCAGG tCGTCAGCCACCAGACTGCTGTACTGCACCACAGGCGTGTTACTGAGGAGACTGGAGGGTGAGACAGACCTCAAAGGTGTCACACATGTCATCGTGGACGAGGTGCACGAGCGCACGGAGGAGAG TGATTTCTTGCTGTTGGTGCTGAAGGACCTGATGGTGCAGAGGCCAGACCTGAAGATCATTCTAATGAGCGCCACACTTAACGCCAACCTCTTCTCTGAATACTTCTACAACTGTCACACCATCCACATACCAG GCCGTACTTTTCCTGTTGACCAGTTTTTTCTCGAAGATGCCATCGCCAAAACTCG CTATGTGATTGAGGATGGCAGCCCTTACATGCGCTCAGGAAAACAGAATTTTTCTTCCACAAGTGGACGAGGAGGCAAAGGAGGGCCAAAGGACATGGTGGACAACTTGGGTGACGACATGTGGAACTTCATGTCTTTCTGTAAGAAGGACTTTGTCAAAGACTCCATTCCAGACCAGCAGCTCAGCCTGCAGGACCTCACGGTCCGATACAAAG ACACTAAGAAGTCTGTGCTGAAGACCATGGCTGCAATGGACCTGGACAAGATCAACATGGACCTGGTGGAGAGCCTGCTGGAGTGGATCGTAGATGGAGGCCACAACTATCCGCCAG GTGCAGTGCTGGTGTTCATGCCGGGCCTCGCTGAGATCAAGATGCTCTACGAACAGCTGCAGTCCAACAGAATGTTCAACAACAGGAACAGAACCAG GTGTGTGGTGTACCCGCTCCACTCGTCTCTGTCCAACGAGGAGCAGCAGGCAGTTTTTAACCGGCCGCCGGAGGGTGTCACAAAGATCATCATCTCCACCAACATCGCTGAGACCTCGGTAACCATCGACGATGTGGTCTATGTCATCGACTCTGgcaagatgaaggagaagag GTACGATGCGTCTAAAAGCATGGAGAGCCTGGAGGACTCGTGGGTGTCTCGGGCCAACGCGCTGCAGAGGAGGGGCCGAGCGGGTCGCGTGGCCTCGGGTGTCTGCTTCCACCTCTTCACCAGCCACTGCTTCCAACACCAGCTGGCTGAGCAGCAGCTGCCAGAGATCCAGAGAGTTCCCCTGGAGCAGCTCTGTCTCCG AATCAAGATCCTGGACGTGTTTTCCGAGCGGATGCTGGAGTCGGTCTTCTCTCGGCTCATTGAACCCCCGGCCATGGGGAGCTTGGAAGCGGCCAAGCAGCGCCTGCAGGACCTGGGCGCTCTGACTGCAGATGAGAAGCTGACCCCGCTGGGCTACCACCTGGCCTGTCTGCCCGTCGACGTGCGCATAGGAAAACTCATGCTGTTCGGCGCCATCTTCCGCTGCCTCGACCCGGCCCTCACCATCGCCGCCAGCCTGGCCTTCAAATCGCCATTT GTCTCTCCATGGGATAAGAGGGAGGAAGCCAATGAGAAGAAGCTGAGCTATGCGCTGGCCAATAGTGACCATCTAGCTCTGTTACAGGCTTACAAG GGATGGTGCAATGCGGCTAAGAATGGCAACCAGGCCGGCTTCCAGTACTGCAGGGAGAACTTCCTGTCTGGACGTGGCTTACAG GAGATCGCCAGTCTGAAGAGGCAGTTTGCTGAGCTGCTGTCTGACATTGGCTTTGTCAAGGAGGGGCTGAGGGCCAGGATCATAGAGCGGATGTGCTCTAAAGGCACTGACGGCGTTCTGGAGGCTACCGGCCCTgag GCCAACCTGAACTCGGACAACATCCGGCTGATGTCTGCCATGCTGTGTGCTGCCCTCTATCCCAACGTGGTCCAG GTGCGCGCTCCTCAGGGGAAATACAAGCAGACCAGCAAGGGAGCGATGAAGATGCAGCCCAAAGCAGACGAGCTCCGCTTCATGACCAAGAACGACGGCTGCGTCCACGTGCACCCGTCCTCTGTCAACTACACG GTTCGCCACTACGACAGCCCCTACCTGGTGTACCACGAGAAGGTGAAGACCAGCCGCGTCTTCATCAGGGACTGCAGCATGGTGTCCATCTACCCCCTGGTGCTGTTCGGAGGCGGCCAGGTCAACGTGGAGCTGCACAAGGGAGAGTTCATCATCTCCCTCGACGATGGGTGGATCCGATTTGCTGCCGCCTCACACCAG gTGGCTGAGCTGGTGAAGGAGCTGCGCTGGGAGCTGGACGAGCTGCTGGAGGACAAGATCAGGAACCCGAGCATGGACCTGTGCAGCTGCCCGCGCGGCTCCCGCATCATCCACATGATCGTCCGGCTCATTTCCACGCAGTAA
- the smkr1 gene encoding small lysine-rich protein 1: MPTKPRRSRSHSARPAKKTERRRSSKKRSSSAKSTKTDVDILSPAAMENAYYISHNAVDCLEFRGFGWPNSNKKKRKKGTKRKNKKT; encoded by the exons ATG CCCACAAAACCCAGGAGATCCAGGTCCCACAGTGCTAGACCTGCCAAGAAGACTGAGAGGCGCAGGTCTTCCAAGAAGAGGTCCTCCAGTGCCAAATCCACCAAGACAGACGTGGACATCCTCAGCCCAGCAGCCATGGAGAATGcttactacatttcccacaatgcagtAGACTGTCTGGAGTTCAGAGGCTTTGGGTGGCCAAATTCaaacaagaagaaaaggaagaagggCACGAAACGGAAGAATAAGAAGACTTAA
- the LOC139931083 gene encoding achaete-scute homolog 4-like, producing the protein MSHHSKELMEHVSYVPPLALHGISMENTGARYKDALGLGLPFHLDAAYLDPVHGQRLSYRRLSYFPFHGHLGVYDYAFEPAFIRKRNERERHRVRCVNEGYARLREHLPQELEDKRLSKVETLRAAIDYIKHLQSLLEFNVSGMEMSLEDARNRAPVPQRTDCNSDGESKTSLSDSGEIVY; encoded by the coding sequence ATGTCTCATCACAGTAAGGAGTTAATGGAGCACGTTTCATATGTCCCTCCACTGGCTCTCCACGGGATCTCCATGGAAAACACAGGAGCGCGCTACAAGGATGCGCTTGGACTTGGACTGCCCTTCCATCTAGATGCGGCATACCTGGACCCTGTGCACGGCCAGAGGCTATCCTACAGACGCTTATCATATTTCCCCTTTCACGGACACCTCGGTGTGTACGATTACGCCTTCGAGCCTGCGTTCATCCGGAAAAGGAACGAGAGGGAGCGGCATCGGGTGCGCTGCGTAAACGAAGGTTACGCGCGGCTCAGAGAGCATCTGCCGCAGGAGTTGGAGGACAAGAGGCTCAGCAAGGTGGAGACTCTGCGCGCGGCCATTGACTATATCAAACACCTGCAGAGCCTGTTGGAGTTCAACGTGTCCGGGATGGAGATGTCACTTGAAGATGCGCGCAACCGTGCGCCAGTGCCACAGAGGACAGACTGCAACAGTGATGGAGAATCCAAAACCAGCCTCAGCGACAGTGGGGAGATTGTTTACTAG
- the LOC139931081 gene encoding suppressor APC domain-containing protein 1 has protein sequence MACRPPSTSYTVVIIPLRTGLYSLDALRFYLWIKRLKDLEREKDSLWSGLEVLEKARLWYHQRLEENRVQQAGIEAQTGAGSRQEGAAEAWSCLLRSRIQRVNGSLGSVMSEPNVSSTPSLPDAVADSDLRWHNTVLTQEVSDKNRQISMLELERDALLQQLGELQAC, from the exons ATGGCCTGCcgtcctccctccacctcctacACCGTGGTCATCATCCCCCTCAGGACGGGCCTCTACAGCCTGGACGCCCTGCGCTTCTACCTATGG ATTAAGCGTCTGAAGGatctggagagggagaaggactCTCTGTGGTCCGGTCTGGAAGTTCTGGAGAAGGCCCGTCTCTGGTACCACCAGCGGCTGGAGGAGAACCGGGTCCAGCAGGCCGGCATCGAGGCCCAGACTGGGGCTGGGTCCAGGCAGGAAGGAGCAGCAGAG GCGTGGTCTTGCCTCCTGAGGTCCCGTATCCAGCGGGTGAACGGCTCCCTGGGCAGCGTGATGAGCGAGCCCAACGTCAGCAGCACCCCCTCTCTGCCTGACGCGGTGGCAGACAGCGACCTCCGCTGGCACAACACAGTACTGACTCAG gaAGTGAGCGACAAGAATCGACAGATCTCCATGTTAGAGTTGGAAAGAGACGCTCTCCTGCAACAGCTTGGTGAACTACAGGCCTGCTGA